A region from the Triticum urartu cultivar G1812 chromosome 1, Tu2.1, whole genome shotgun sequence genome encodes:
- the LOC125551699 gene encoding FCS-Like Zinc finger 10-like isoform X1, giving the protein MRDCFLVSAAPIPCSLSLSDLSVSFSERRGGEGGRMMLRRVVSDQAAAGDALDGAAAGRPRGPAFFAVPRLLVGLAAAKRGTPDCDSTARSPKSPLEHRTFPALGGSLLGSPRSPRSWDSQRVGLGGLVDTLAEPAADAKNRLLGFQMRPTKLQCLAKSYTSLPKDMPKDCGHAQPELREVEAAAATAGSGGMSVPCTRFYGDVKSGPEVVVSSGAQLGFSNHSVDRVKFPASGSLPVSIGGPRRYIGSVSAMEVEQSEDYTCIIAHGSNPKTTRIFGDCILEPCPVLMPDWESKEIDVDKEGTELYWLVKGSPDADAAEDSTRFCSSCKKNLNGNESSIYRGENAFCGGNCRNQAVLNEEEDENNPAVSSPSSASSTSQFDDDDIFIDEVVVLT; this is encoded by the exons ATGCGTGATTGCTTTTTAGTCTCGGCCGCGCCGATCCCTTGCAGTCTGAGCCTTTCTGATCTCTCGGTTTCGTTTTCAGAGCGCCGGGGCGGAGAGGGAGGGAGGATGATGCTGAGGAGGGTGGTATCCGACCAGGCCGCGGCGGGGGATGCGCTCGACGGCGCCGCAGCGGGGAGGCCCCGCGGCCCGGCCTTCTTCGCCGTGCCGCGGCTGCTCGTGGGGCTCGCGGCGGCCAAGCGCGGGACGCCGGACTGCGACTCCACCGCGCGGAGCCCCAAGTCGCCGCTCGAACACAGGACCTTCCCCGCGCTCGGCGGTTCGCTGCTCGGGTCGCCAAGGTCACCCAGGAGCTGGGACTCTCAGCGCGTCGGTCTGGGCGGCCTCGTCGACACCCTCGCCGAGCCCGCCGCCGACGCCAAGAACCGCCTGCTCGGGTTCCAGATGCGCCCGACGAAGCTGCAATGCCTCGCCAAATCCTACACCTCCCTGCCCAAAGACATGCCGAAAGACTGCGGGCATGCGCAGCCGGAGCTCCGGGAGGTGGAGGCTGCCGCGGCCACCGCCGGCTCCGGGGGCATGTCGGTTCCGTGCACTAGGTTCTACGGGGATGTGAAGTCTGGTCCAGAGGTCGTCGTGTCCAGTGGTGCTCAGCTCGGCTTTAGTAACCACTCCGTCGACCGTGTCAAGTTCCCTGCTTCCGGGTCGCTGCCGGTGTCGATTGGCGGACCACGCCGGTACATCGGGTCCGTGTCGGCAATGGAGGTCGAGCAGTCCGAGGACTACACCTGCATCATAGCTCACGGCTCCAATCCGAAGACCACCCGCATTTTTGGGGATTGCATCTTGGAGCCCTGCCCTGTTCTCATGCCTGACTGGGAGAGCAAGGAGATCGATGTGGACAAGGAAGGAACTGAGTTGTACTGGCTGGTCAAGGGCTCCCCCGACGCCGACGCCGCCGAGGACTCCACGCGCTTCTGCTCGTCTTGCAAGAAGAACCTGAATGGCAACGAATCTTCCATTTACCG CGGTGAGAATGCATTTTGTGGTGGCAACTGCAGAAACCAAGCAGTCCTGAATGAAGAGGAAGATGAGAACAATCCTGCAGTCTCCTCTCCCAGCTCAGCTAGTTCGACTTCGCAGTTTGACGACGATGACATCTTCATCGATGAGGTGGTCGTGCTGACATGA
- the LOC125551699 gene encoding FCS-Like Zinc finger 10-like isoform X2 translates to MMLRRVVSDQAAAGDALDGAAAGRPRGPAFFAVPRLLVGLAAAKRGTPDCDSTARSPKSPLEHRTFPALGGSLLGSPRSPRSWDSQRVGLGGLVDTLAEPAADAKNRLLGFQMRPTKLQCLAKSYTSLPKDMPKDCGHAQPELREVEAAAATAGSGGMSVPCTRFYGDVKSGPEVVVSSGAQLGFSNHSVDRVKFPASGSLPVSIGGPRRYIGSVSAMEVEQSEDYTCIIAHGSNPKTTRIFGDCILEPCPVLMPDWESKEIDVDKEGTELYWLVKGSPDADAAEDSTRFCSSCKKNLNGNESSIYRGENAFCGGNCRNQAVLNEEEDENNPAVSSPSSASSTSQFDDDDIFIDEVVVLT, encoded by the exons ATGATGCTGAGGAGGGTGGTATCCGACCAGGCCGCGGCGGGGGATGCGCTCGACGGCGCCGCAGCGGGGAGGCCCCGCGGCCCGGCCTTCTTCGCCGTGCCGCGGCTGCTCGTGGGGCTCGCGGCGGCCAAGCGCGGGACGCCGGACTGCGACTCCACCGCGCGGAGCCCCAAGTCGCCGCTCGAACACAGGACCTTCCCCGCGCTCGGCGGTTCGCTGCTCGGGTCGCCAAGGTCACCCAGGAGCTGGGACTCTCAGCGCGTCGGTCTGGGCGGCCTCGTCGACACCCTCGCCGAGCCCGCCGCCGACGCCAAGAACCGCCTGCTCGGGTTCCAGATGCGCCCGACGAAGCTGCAATGCCTCGCCAAATCCTACACCTCCCTGCCCAAAGACATGCCGAAAGACTGCGGGCATGCGCAGCCGGAGCTCCGGGAGGTGGAGGCTGCCGCGGCCACCGCCGGCTCCGGGGGCATGTCGGTTCCGTGCACTAGGTTCTACGGGGATGTGAAGTCTGGTCCAGAGGTCGTCGTGTCCAGTGGTGCTCAGCTCGGCTTTAGTAACCACTCCGTCGACCGTGTCAAGTTCCCTGCTTCCGGGTCGCTGCCGGTGTCGATTGGCGGACCACGCCGGTACATCGGGTCCGTGTCGGCAATGGAGGTCGAGCAGTCCGAGGACTACACCTGCATCATAGCTCACGGCTCCAATCCGAAGACCACCCGCATTTTTGGGGATTGCATCTTGGAGCCCTGCCCTGTTCTCATGCCTGACTGGGAGAGCAAGGAGATCGATGTGGACAAGGAAGGAACTGAGTTGTACTGGCTGGTCAAGGGCTCCCCCGACGCCGACGCCGCCGAGGACTCCACGCGCTTCTGCTCGTCTTGCAAGAAGAACCTGAATGGCAACGAATCTTCCATTTACCG CGGTGAGAATGCATTTTGTGGTGGCAACTGCAGAAACCAAGCAGTCCTGAATGAAGAGGAAGATGAGAACAATCCTGCAGTCTCCTCTCCCAGCTCAGCTAGTTCGACTTCGCAGTTTGACGACGATGACATCTTCATCGATGAGGTGGTCGTGCTGACATGA